CATTTTACTGGCTAATTGATCTAGCTCCTCCTGGGTAGTATTGGCAATATCTGTTGACCTAGGTAAATACCATCTCAAACGACCATTCATATTTTCATTGCTTCCTTTTTGCCAAGGAGAATGAGCTTCACAGTAATACACTTTGCATTTAATTTCTCGTTCAAGATGCCGGTAATCCGCAAATTCACTACCTTGATCAAACGTAATCGTTTTACACATCTTTTTGGGCAGTATCTCAAATTTTCCTTTTATCTTATCCATAACGCCACGAGAATATTTGCGATCATTCTTTATCAGATAGACCAGTCTGGATTTGCGTTCTACTAGCGTAGTGACTGCTCTTTCTCTTGTGCCGCTAAATGCAATCGTATCCCCTTCCCAATGACCAAAGCGTTTTCTTGTTATTATATCCTCTGGCCTTTGCGTAATTAATCTAATCTTTCCATAGCGGCAAGGCTGCTTTTTCCTACCATAACGCTTCCGTCTCTTCGGTTTTTTATAGGCTAAATAATGATATAGCTCTTTTTCTTTGGAAGCATAAATAAATTGATAAATCGTTTCATGGCATACATTGAAACTTAGCTGTTGATGCTTCATTCGTCCTGCAATTTGTTCTGGGCTCCAGCCTTTCTTCAAACCCTTAATGACATAATCTCGTAAAATCCCATTCCTTTGTAATTTCTTTAGATAACTTCGCTTTCGCCTTTCTTGTCTTTTTTCCTCAGCCAATACTGGAAAATAGCCTTCTGGCTCTCGGTTGCGATTTAGTTCTCGGTAAACAGTTGACCTATGTTTTCCTACTTTTTGACAGATTTCTGATACAGGCATACCCATTTCTAGATATACGTATATACGACGTCGATCTGTAACTGATAATTGAGTATACTTCCCCATGCGGCAGTCTCCTTGCTATTTTTATTCATGTTTTCGTAGAACATTGAATATACAGCAGTTTTGACTGTCGCACTTCTAATTAGAATTCGGCCTTCGGTTTCCAAAATGACAGATTCAGTGAAGTGCAAATGAAGTGTAAATGAAATGAGTCCTTTCCAATGCTCTGCATAATGCATGGCGAAGCCGTACCCAACTAATCGCACTTTATTAGTTTGATTCATATAGATTTTGATATCAGTTTGTTACTTTTCGAACATTTTTAAATCTTTCGTTATGAAAAAATTTTTTGGATATCTCAATTTTTTGAGGAATTTTATAGGGCGCCAATTTATTTTTACAAAATTCTTTTATTTCTCGATGAAAATACTTAATATTGTTTATTGAATCGTCTAATACAATGCGTGCTTTTACAATTTGTCCTAGTATTTGGTTGGGCTCTGATACAACAACAACATCTAAAACACCGTTCATCATTCGAATAACATTTTCAATTTCAGAAGGATAAACTTTTTTACCTCCTACATTAATGATTTCAGATACTCGTCCCAAAATACGTAAGTAATCACCCTCAACTGTTACTTTATCTTCTGTTTTAAACCAGCCATCTTCAGTAAATGGACTTTCTGCATTAAGATATCCTAGCATTGCAGATTCTGCTTTTATTTCAAGCATTCCATTGATTATTCGAGTTTGGTAGTTTTCTCCTTCTATTTTCATATAAAGAGAATTAGAAGATTTGGATTTGGTATTTAAGATACCAACTTCGGAAAGACCATAGTTTTGTGATAGTCGTATTTGAGGAAAAAGTTGATTAAATCGTGTTAATACACTTTCCGACATAGGTTCAGCGCTGTAAGTTACTATTTCAAGGCTACTTAAATCATATTGGGTATGTGCAGCACTTAGTAAAAATAAATTAATAAAGGTGGGTGTTGTCGGTAAAGCTTGAGCTTTATATTGCTCGATACAATAACAAATATGCTGTGGGGTGCGATTTTTTACAGTAATCACACAGCCGCCATTTGATAGGGTTTGCAAAAGTGTATTCAGTCCTCCGATGTGATCAAATAATAAAAAGCAGATAGTTTTTTTGGCAATACGAGGTTTTTTAAACTTTTCTAATAGTTTTGCAAAATTGTGAACCACTCCTTTTGGATTGCCGGTTGAACCTGAAGAAAAGAGGATTAGACCAGGTACTTGTAATTCGCGAAGCTGGGTAATTAATGGATGTTTTGTTTTTGTTACTTTGTCAATTAGAAAAAAATTATCATGTTCATCCAGCTGGATACAAAACTCAACTTCGGTTAGTTGCAAAGGGTGTTTCTGTTCTTCTTTTGAAGATGAAGTTGTAAGGATAAGGATACATTGATGCTGTATTAAAGCTAGTAATAAAGCAATCGTAGCGGGTGAAAAATCTGAACATAACTCTACTACACTGCCTTTTTTTATCGGACTATTTTTTAACCAGGTTAAATAAGTTAAAGTTGTTTTATGTAGGTGTGCATAATTATAGGATTCTCCATTCCATATCATGGCTTCTTGATTACTATTATTTTCAAATTGCTCTAAAAGAAAAGTTATGCTCATGATATACCACCCAAATAAATTATTTGTCCAGTAATGAAAGAGCTTGATTCAAGTAAAAAAAAATCAACTACATTTGTAATATCTTCAAATTCAGCAAAACGTTTGATGGCTTGCCGCTGTAGTACAGCATCCAGCTTTTCTTTGGGTACATTACGAATCATGTCTGTATAAATAGGATTTGCACCAACAGCGTTAATGGTAATGCCAATATCAGCTAATTCATAAGCCAATATTTGTGTCAGTGAATTAACGGAGGCTTTAGATGCAGCATATATTGCTTCACCACTAATCTTCAACGGAGTTGCAATGGATGTAAAATTAACAATTCGGCCAAATTTATTTCTTGCCATAAGCCTTGTTGCTTCGCAACAAAGTAAAAATGTACCTAGTATATTCGTATTTAAAATATTACGAACAGAACTCATAGGAGTTAATAAACTATGATTCATAGCGGCAATACCAGCATTGTTAAGTAGGTAATCCAAACGACCATATTCTTTCTTAACGACCTGGAACATCTTTTGTATGTCTATTTCGTTACTGACATCTGCAAGAAAATGTTGGTAGTTGTTCAGTTCCCATTCGGGTTGCTTTTTACTGCAACCAATGACTTGATGGCCTTTTTGAACATAATAGTGTGCTAGAAATTTTCCTATCCCTTTACGTGTGCCGGTAATTAGTGTCACAGGTTTACTCATGGAGTAACTCCATTTCACTCATGACATAATCTGCTAAAGTTCCGACAGTTGAAAAAGGGCTGTGTTTAGCGGAAAAAGCTTTTTCACTTGCAAGAGTTAAATTTCGATTAAACTCTTCCTCGATACCTCGTTCAACATGCATTATTAGATTTACTAATGATATCGAGTCTAATAAACTTTCTTGGGCATACAAAATAATGCTTTCGCCTTCGGATAAATCAATTTTGTTAACTAATGAAACATTAGCTTCTATTATAGCGTCATGAATTATACTAATAACTTTATCTCTAGACATGCTTTCTCCTAAAAGATTAATATCATGATGCCCAATATGGTGGGGATAAACTGCCTGTAATTACCATGTCACGCTGATTTAAAACGAAATTAGGAACTGTTTTTGTAACGATGGGTGAAAGAAAGGATTCTTGTTGAAAACCACTTTCTAAAAAATAAGTTGTTAAATTTTTAAGATACATATTGTCTGAATTAAAACAAAACAACTTGATTTTTTTCGCCTCCATTTTTTTAACAAAGGAGATTAAAGTAGGTAATATTATGTTCATGTCGGTTGGGTCAGATAACATTATGTCATCTATGTTAATATCGCCAAGTTTATTTTTTCTTATAATGGCATATCCAACGAAGATATCAGCCTTATAAAAGCTTATAAATTTTCTAAAAATAAATGGATTGTCATCAGCAATCCAGTTGGCTATTTCTTGGTTATAGAAAATAAAATAATCGGTGGGGTTTTCTTGAGAAATTTTGCAGATTAGTTTTTGTATATTATCTGAATAACCGAATTCAATATTAATTTCTCCGGAAGGCTTGAAAATAAATTTGTCTATGTCATCCAGAACAAGGGTAGATAAGGCATCATATCGTTCATATCCAATGATTGTAAAAGGGTTGGTTTTTGGGGTTAGTCCACAGATAAATTTAACTTCATTGTTAACGGTCATTTTTTCAAAAACTAAGGATTCTAAAGTAGGAAATATTTCTTTTCCCCAAAATCGAAAGTTAACTAGTAATCGTTCTAGTAATGCAGCTTTAATAATAACGTTATTCTTTATGAAAAAAAATCCTATGGTACCTAATGCACCAATAATTTCATTATTAGATGAAGCAGTAAATATTCCGCCAATATTGGTTGGATTCTTTGCGTATTCATAATATAGTACCTTACCAGTTAAAAGAGGATTTCCCCCCGTGACTGAATAAAAATTAGCCAGATTTTTAAATTTATCTTCAGGGTCATTATTTGAAAACTGGTAATCAATATTGCTTTGCATGGGAAATTGTTCCTCGATGTTCCTACATTTTGCCGCCAAAGTCAGCATAGCAGCATGCGGCACAAACACATGCTCTGGTTGCTCTAGCTTAACCACAAAATACGAATGTACTGATGATAACATAACAACTAGCATTATTGGCATAATTTCCCAGCCGCTTCGCTAATGTTAACTCTATTTCTAAAAGCTTGAAAATAGTTTTTTGCTAATGTATCCTTGCTCTATAATACTAACATACTAACCTCTTCGCAAAGACTTTAAAATGGATTCACTGGCTTTAGCATCATTAGCGTTATCACGAGTTAGTTTAAATGCTACTAACTCGCTGCGTTCATAATATCAAGTTGAAGTTTAAAGCCAAAAAACTAGCAAGTTGAGATTCATCCATCATCCATGCTTAGCAATAGCCTCGAAAATTTGGTGCCTTGTAAATTGTTTTATATGGCAGTGTGTAGCAGCTGGATTTGTGCAGATAAAATGGTTTTTTTTAAATTCTAATCAAAAATAAAAGAGTGTTCCAGGTATGAACATAGAATTGGCATTGACGATAGATGATATTCCAAGAAATGGCCACACTATAATCCCAAATAGTAATTTGAATGTTGTTCAAGGCTTAACGAATATTTTTAAACTATACAAACTACCTCCAGTTTATGGCTTTGCGAATTGTAGTTTAGCTGAGAGTAGTTCAGGCTATGAATTATTACAGCATTGGTTAGAAACAGGTAATAAGCTAGGTAATCATACCTATAGTCATCTTGATTTAAGAAATGTGAGCTTAGAAGAGTATTTAAATGATATTGAAAAAAATGATATTTTTCTGTCTAAGATTTCAGGTAATAAAGATTATAACTACTGTAAATATTTCCGTTACCCCTATCTACTCGAAGGTGAAACTAAAGAAAAGTATCGCGGGATAAAAAAGTATTTAAATGATAATAATTATAAAATCACCCAGGTTACGATTGATTTTCTTGACTTTGCATGGGAGCAACCACTATTAAACTGTCTTAGAGCAAATAATGCCGAACTGCTTGATGAGTTAAAAAAACTCTATGTTGATACAGCAATTAGTAAACTTCTAACAGCACACAAAGCCGCGAATGAAATATTTCAAAGAAATATTAAACATGTTTTAGTGGTTCATTCCTGCTTAGCAACAGCCATGTTTTTAGAAAAAGTTATTCAGGAATATAAAGAGAATGGCGTTAAATTTATATCATTATCTGAAGCGATAATGGATCCTGTGTATGAAACAGAGATAAATGTTATTAGCGATATTGGGCCAAATTTTTTAAGAAAAATTGTGATAGAAAGAAAGCTTGACCTGCTCAATAAGCCAACAGTGCCCACAAAACGACTAAAAGAGATAGAACAATACTCTTCTGTTTAGGAGGTTGAAAGATAATGCTGTCATCAAGCACTAAATGAAATTGAAGCATAAAGTTTATGGAAGAACAAAAATTTTGGAGGCTGTCATGGTAAAATCAGTTGAGCTTGATGTGTTTGGACGTCGGATGGTGGTGAAATTTGTAGATTCACACTGGGAGCTTTATACCTCTTCAGTAGAAGGTAGACAGCGTAGAATTGATGATGTTATTATTCCTGACTTTATTGAGATTGATGAACTCCCAACTTATTTGGGGGATATTTTTCATGAAGCGGCAACTCACTTACACCCCGACGTTAAAATCATAAAAACAAACTAATAATTTTTTAGATTATCTTTGCTTTTCCAGCTAAATTACTACCTTCAACCAATTATTTGGGAGGGGCTTTTCTCAGTGAATCGTGCAATAGTAATTACTATTGATCATTTTCCGCAGCCTAATTAATTGATAGCATTTCTTTAGAATTTGTTTTTGCTAGTTACTCAGCTTCCAAAAATTTTCATTTTCTGGCATATACGGATTTATAAAATTGCAATATATTGAAGATATTACCTGTTAAACATGTAGAAGAAATTTGTTTAATTGCAAAAGCAAGCCGAGGATTCAAAATGTTTGAACAAAATCTCATTAAACGGCAAAACCCTTTAAAACTTTTACCAGGCATCAAAATTTTAGATAATACTTTAAGAGACGGCGAGCAAACTCCCGGTATTAGCTTTTCATATCAGGATAAATTAGATATTCTAAAAGCTTTATGTGAGTGTGGTGTTAAGGAGGTTGAAGTTGGGTTTCCCGCTAGTGCTGAATCGGAAAGGACAGCCATAAAAAATCTAGTTTCCCATGATTTACCCGCCAATCTACATGGCTTATGCAGATTATCGAAAGAAGATATTGATTACGCCAGCCAATGTGGATTGAAAAATATTACTCTTTTTCTTCCAGGTTCAAAAAGATACATAGAACAAAACCTTAAGTTAAATCTCAACCAACTGACTGAAACTATTAAATCAATGGTTTCCTACGCAACTGAGAAAAATATTTCTGTTAAGTTTAGTTGTGAAAATGCTTCTCGTATGGATTTAGAAACTTTAATTAATTATTACCAAGCTGCCATCAGTGCAGGGGCTTCAACTATTTCATTTCCTGACACATCAGGTGTAATGACTCCATTTGATACTTATCGATGTGTAAAAATCTTGAAACAAGAATTACAGGCCAATATTTCTATACATTGTCACAATGATTTAGGCTTAGCAACAGCAAATACCCTTGCAGCAGCTGAAGCAGGAGCTATTGAACTTCAAGTGTGTGTTAATGGTCTTGGTGAAAGAGCTGGTAATGCTGCTCTTGAGGAAGTTGTTTTAGCTCTTGTCAGCCAATATAACTACAATCTCGGTATAGATCTTACAAAATTACACCTACTGTCTGAATTGGTTTATGAAAGATCTGGTCTTTGTGCGTCTTTTAATAAGCCAATTTTTGGCCAAAATGTTTTCAGACATGAATCTGCCATACATGCTACCAGTATCTTAAGAGGAGAAAATCTCTATGAACCTTTTTCTCCATCATTGGTAGGCAGATCTCATGAAATTATACTTGGAAAACACTGCGGATTGCCAAGTTTGGAGTATTATTTAACCCAGGTAATGAACATAAAGCTGTCATATGATGATACCAAAAAATTATTGTCTTATATTAAAGAGCATAGTGAACAAAAAGAATTGATAGATTTAAATAAATTTATAAAAAAACTAGGCTTATCTGTTCTCAATGCAGAAGCGGTATGTTAAACAGACCCTAGTGAACAACCTCTTTTTTGTATAGTATAAAGGAAAAGGAAAGAGTACCTCATTTAATTTTATTAAAAGGAGAAGGCGCATGAATAAAGTAAATATTTCTAGATTATTTTTTAATAATCGGCATGCTGCTTTATTTGAGATTGAGCAGCAGAAGCCAGTTTTATTCGATGTTGTAACCTCATCCACTTATGAACTAACTCTAGATGAAGCAGAAAAAATCAAGCAAATGAATAATCTTGAGGAAACTCTGAAACAATCTTTTGTGGAAAAACACTTATCTCGCTTAAATGGTTTTATTTCACAAGGGTTGCTTTTTGGGCCAGATTATCGCAGGCAAAGACCCAAATATGAAAAACGATTAATGTTGCAGGATGTTGTTGTGCAAATAGCATACACTTGTAATTTTGCTTGTACATACTGTTATGCTGATGAAGGTGAATATGGAGGCGGGAAAGCCTATACCATGACA
The genomic region above belongs to Gammaproteobacteria bacterium and contains:
- a CDS encoding polysaccharide deacetylase family protein → MNIELALTIDDIPRNGHTIIPNSNLNVVQGLTNIFKLYKLPPVYGFANCSLAESSSGYELLQHWLETGNKLGNHTYSHLDLRNVSLEEYLNDIEKNDIFLSKISGNKDYNYCKYFRYPYLLEGETKEKYRGIKKYLNDNNYKITQVTIDFLDFAWEQPLLNCLRANNAELLDELKKLYVDTAISKLLTAHKAANEIFQRNIKHVLVVHSCLATAMFLEKVIQEYKENGVKFISLSEAIMDPVYETEINVISDIGPNFLRKIVIERKLDLLNKPTVPTKRLKEIEQYSSV
- a CDS encoding SDR family oxidoreductase, with amino-acid sequence MSKPVTLITGTRKGIGKFLAHYYVQKGHQVIGCSKKQPEWELNNYQHFLADVSNEIDIQKMFQVVKKEYGRLDYLLNNAGIAAMNHSLLTPMSSVRNILNTNILGTFLLCCEATRLMARNKFGRIVNFTSIATPLKISGEAIYAASKASVNSLTQILAYELADIGITINAVGANPIYTDMIRNVPKEKLDAVLQRQAIKRFAEFEDITNVVDFFLLESSSFITGQIIYLGGIS
- a CDS encoding fatty acid--CoA ligase family protein translates to MSITFLLEQFENNSNQEAMIWNGESYNYAHLHKTTLTYLTWLKNSPIKKGSVVELCSDFSPATIALLLALIQHQCILILTTSSSKEEQKHPLQLTEVEFCIQLDEHDNFFLIDKVTKTKHPLITQLRELQVPGLILFSSGSTGNPKGVVHNFAKLLEKFKKPRIAKKTICFLLFDHIGGLNTLLQTLSNGGCVITVKNRTPQHICYCIEQYKAQALPTTPTFINLFLLSAAHTQYDLSSLEIVTYSAEPMSESVLTRFNQLFPQIRLSQNYGLSEVGILNTKSKSSNSLYMKIEGENYQTRIINGMLEIKAESAMLGYLNAESPFTEDGWFKTEDKVTVEGDYLRILGRVSEIINVGGKKVYPSEIENVIRMMNGVLDVVVVSEPNQILGQIVKARIVLDDSINNIKYFHREIKEFCKNKLAPYKIPQKIEISKKFFHNERFKNVRKVTN
- a CDS encoding 2-isopropylmalate synthase (catalyzes condensation of pyruvate and acetyl-CoA to form (R)-citramalate; functions in isoleucine synthesis; belongs to the alpha-IPM synthetase/homocitrate synthase family; it is difficult distinguishing these proteins from enzymes in that family), translated to MFEQNLIKRQNPLKLLPGIKILDNTLRDGEQTPGISFSYQDKLDILKALCECGVKEVEVGFPASAESERTAIKNLVSHDLPANLHGLCRLSKEDIDYASQCGLKNITLFLPGSKRYIEQNLKLNLNQLTETIKSMVSYATEKNISVKFSCENASRMDLETLINYYQAAISAGASTISFPDTSGVMTPFDTYRCVKILKQELQANISIHCHNDLGLATANTLAAAEAGAIELQVCVNGLGERAGNAALEEVVLALVSQYNYNLGIDLTKLHLLSELVYERSGLCASFNKPIFGQNVFRHESAIHATSILRGENLYEPFSPSLVGRSHEIILGKHCGLPSLEYYLTQVMNIKLSYDDTKKLLSYIKEHSEQKELIDLNKFIKKLGLSVLNAEAVC
- a CDS encoding acyl carrier protein yields the protein MSRDKVISIIHDAIIEANVSLVNKIDLSEGESIILYAQESLLDSISLVNLIMHVERGIEEEFNRNLTLASEKAFSAKHSPFSTVGTLADYVMSEMELLHE
- a CDS encoding IS30 family transposase → MGKYTQLSVTDRRRIYVYLEMGMPVSEICQKVGKHRSTVYRELNRNREPEGYFPVLAEEKRQERRKRSYLKKLQRNGILRDYVIKGLKKGWSPEQIAGRMKHQQLSFNVCHETIYQFIYASKEKELYHYLAYKKPKRRKRYGRKKQPCRYGKIRLITQRPEDIITRKRFGHWEGDTIAFSGTRERAVTTLVERKSRLVYLIKNDRKYSRGVMDKIKGKFEILPKKMCKTITFDQGSEFADYRHLEREIKCKVYYCEAHSPWQKGSNENMNGRLRWYLPRSTDIANTTQEELDQLASKMNHCPRKCIGYKTPYEMFIQQYKNDCRIWS